In Rhodamnia argentea isolate NSW1041297 chromosome 4, ASM2092103v1, whole genome shotgun sequence, the following proteins share a genomic window:
- the LOC115729071 gene encoding BRAP2 RING ZnF UBP domain-containing protein 1 isoform X4, with the protein MFFLRVHSVDTDHPLATDYGGFSSSSPSPSPKFTERRGMVHLFRTLSHAPLSSPGSRSTTLFVVAVPNYFSPDDFIRFCGPRIDDVSELRFIRNDGMEDRYSVLVELVDQKTADGFYCTFNGKNFSPAEAEVCHILFMHEVDYTESADVASTPPSGFTELPSCPVCLERLDPDTSGILSTQCDHSFHCSCGTKWTYLSCQVCRLCQQQDEVPACFICGTMENLWVCLICGFVGCGRYKDKHAISHWKNTQHCYSLDLRTQQIWDYVGDTYVHRLNQSKADGKLLEMNSYCESLEGDCGSCGYSEDSEISGALFSSKIEAIHADYIHLASTQLEVQRKHYESLMLEAKSRKENSKLEAIEKAVTSKIQDVHSELEKLGDEKKAVAELNQTLIKNQDMMRRKVKEIEERIHVLLCICRKALSLKSKDEQILDLEEQIRDLKVYIGAQKTLDETNDKDGVKGGTLLPVPLQQSTPARKSGKPSRRRK; encoded by the exons ATGTTCTTCCTCCGGGTCCACTCGGTGGACACCGACCACCCTCTCGCCACCGACTACGGcggcttctcctcctcctcgccgtcGCCGAGCCCTAAGTTCACCGAGCGGAGGGGCATGGTCCACCTGTTCCGGACGCTCTCGCACGCGCCTCTCTCGAGCCCCGGCTCTCGCTCCACCACCCTCTTCGTCGTCGCCGTCCCCAATTACTTCTCCCCCGACGACTTCATCCGGTTCTGCGGCCCTCGGATCGATGACGTCTCTGAGCTCCGGTTCATCAG GAATGATGGGATGGAAGATAGGTACAGTGTGCTGGTCGAGCTTGTCGATCAAAAGACTGCTGACGGTTTCTATTGCACCTTCAATGGCAAGAATTTTTCGCCCGCTGAg GCTGAGGTATGCCATATTCTATTTATGCACGAAGTGGACTATACCGAATCAGCTGATGTAGCTAGCACACCCCCTTCGGGCTTTACGGAGCTACCATCATGTCCAGTTTGTCTTG AGAGATTGGACCCAGATACCAGTGGAATTTTGAGTACGCAGTGTGACCATTCCTTTCATTGCTCATGTGGTACAAAATGGACTTACTTGTCTTGTCAG GTTTGCCGACTATGCCAGCAGCAAGATGAGGTGCCTGCCTGCTTTATTTGTGGAACAATGGAAAATCTTTGGGTTTGTCTGATATGTGGTTTTGTCGGATGTGGAAG ATACAAAGATAAGCACGCAATCAGCCATTGGAAAAATACGCAACATTGCTATTCTCTTGATTTAAGAACACAGCAAATTTGGGATTATGTTGGGGACACTTACGTTCATCGGCTTAATCAATCAAAAGCTGACGGCAAGCTTTTGGAGATGAATTCATACTGTGAATCACTTGAAGGAGATTGTGGTAGCTGTGGTTATAGCGAGGATTCTGAAATTAGTGGGGCACTCTTCAGCAGCAAAATTGAAGCA ATTCACGCTGACTATATTCATCTAGCTTCAACTCAGCTGGAAGTGCAAAGAAAA CATTATGAGTCTCTCATGTTAGAAGccaaaagtagaaaagaaaattccaaactagaAGCAATCGAGAAAGCTGTGACTTCAAAGATTCAAGACGTCCATAGTGAGCTGGAGAAACTTGGTGACGAAAAGAAGGCCGTGGCAGAG CTTAATCAAACTCTTATCAAGAACCAAGACATGATGCGGAGAAAGGttaaggaaattgaagagag GATACATGTGCTTCTGTGCATCTGCAGGAAAGCTCTGTCACTGAAGTCGAAGGATGAACAGATACTTGACTTGGAAGAACAG ATCAGAGATCTTAAGGTGTACATTGGAGCCCAGAAAACACTCGATGAAACGAATGATAAAGATGGCGTCAAAGGAGGAACCCTGTTACCAGTGCCTTTGCAGCAGTCAACCCCAGCCAGAAAGAGCGGGAAGCCCAGTCGAAGACGGAAATAA
- the LOC115729071 gene encoding BRAP2 RING ZnF UBP domain-containing protein 1 isoform X5, translating to MFFLRVHSVDTDHPLATDYGGFSSSSPSPSPKFTERRGMVHLFRTLSHAPLSSPGSRSTTLFVVAVPNYFSPDDFIRFCGPRIDDVSELRFIRNDGMEDRYSVLVELVDQKTADGFYCTFNGKNFSPAEAEVCHILFMHEVDYTESADVASTPPSGFTELPSCPVCLERLDPDTSGILSTQCDHSFHCSCGTKWTYLSCQVCRLCQQQDEVPACFICGTMENLWVCLICGFVGCGRYKDKHAISHWKNTQHCYSLDLRTQQIWDYVGDTYVHRLNQSKADGKLLEMNSYCESLEGDCGSCGYSEDSEISGALFSSKIEAIHADYIHLASTQLEVQRKHYESLMLEAKSRKENSKLEAIEKAVTSKIQDVHSELEKLGDEKKAVAELNQTLIKNQDMMRRKVKEIEERKALSLKSKDEQILDLEEQYVPRHSSQIRDLKVYIGAQKTLDETNDKDGVKGGTLLPVPLQQSTPARKSGKPSRRRK from the exons ATGTTCTTCCTCCGGGTCCACTCGGTGGACACCGACCACCCTCTCGCCACCGACTACGGcggcttctcctcctcctcgccgtcGCCGAGCCCTAAGTTCACCGAGCGGAGGGGCATGGTCCACCTGTTCCGGACGCTCTCGCACGCGCCTCTCTCGAGCCCCGGCTCTCGCTCCACCACCCTCTTCGTCGTCGCCGTCCCCAATTACTTCTCCCCCGACGACTTCATCCGGTTCTGCGGCCCTCGGATCGATGACGTCTCTGAGCTCCGGTTCATCAG GAATGATGGGATGGAAGATAGGTACAGTGTGCTGGTCGAGCTTGTCGATCAAAAGACTGCTGACGGTTTCTATTGCACCTTCAATGGCAAGAATTTTTCGCCCGCTGAg GCTGAGGTATGCCATATTCTATTTATGCACGAAGTGGACTATACCGAATCAGCTGATGTAGCTAGCACACCCCCTTCGGGCTTTACGGAGCTACCATCATGTCCAGTTTGTCTTG AGAGATTGGACCCAGATACCAGTGGAATTTTGAGTACGCAGTGTGACCATTCCTTTCATTGCTCATGTGGTACAAAATGGACTTACTTGTCTTGTCAG GTTTGCCGACTATGCCAGCAGCAAGATGAGGTGCCTGCCTGCTTTATTTGTGGAACAATGGAAAATCTTTGGGTTTGTCTGATATGTGGTTTTGTCGGATGTGGAAG ATACAAAGATAAGCACGCAATCAGCCATTGGAAAAATACGCAACATTGCTATTCTCTTGATTTAAGAACACAGCAAATTTGGGATTATGTTGGGGACACTTACGTTCATCGGCTTAATCAATCAAAAGCTGACGGCAAGCTTTTGGAGATGAATTCATACTGTGAATCACTTGAAGGAGATTGTGGTAGCTGTGGTTATAGCGAGGATTCTGAAATTAGTGGGGCACTCTTCAGCAGCAAAATTGAAGCA ATTCACGCTGACTATATTCATCTAGCTTCAACTCAGCTGGAAGTGCAAAGAAAA CATTATGAGTCTCTCATGTTAGAAGccaaaagtagaaaagaaaattccaaactagaAGCAATCGAGAAAGCTGTGACTTCAAAGATTCAAGACGTCCATAGTGAGCTGGAGAAACTTGGTGACGAAAAGAAGGCCGTGGCAGAG CTTAATCAAACTCTTATCAAGAACCAAGACATGATGCGGAGAAAGGttaaggaaattgaagagag GAAAGCTCTGTCACTGAAGTCGAAGGATGAACAGATACTTGACTTGGAAGAACAG TATGTCCCTCGTCATTCTTCGCAGATCAGAGATCTTAAGGTGTACATTGGAGCCCAGAAAACACTCGATGAAACGAATGATAAAGATGGCGTCAAAGGAGGAACCCTGTTACCAGTGCCTTTGCAGCAGTCAACCCCAGCCAGAAAGAGCGGGAAGCCCAGTCGAAGACGGAAATAA
- the LOC115729071 gene encoding BRAP2 RING ZnF UBP domain-containing protein 1 isoform X3 gives MFFLRVHSVDTDHPLATDYGGFSSSSPSPSPKFTERRGMVHLFRTLSHAPLSSPGSRSTTLFVVAVPNYFSPDDFIRFCGPRIDDVSELRFIRNDGMEDRYSVLVELVDQKTADGFYCTFNGKNFSPAEAEVCHILFMHEVDYTESADVASTPPSGFTELPSCPVCLERLDPDTSGILSTQCDHSFHCSCGTKWTYLSCQVCRLCQQQDEVPACFICGTMENLWVCLICGFVGCGRYKDKHAISHWKNTQHCYSLDLRTQQIWDYVGDTYVHRLNQSKADGKLLEMNSYCESLEGDCGSCGYSEDSEISGALFSSKIEAIHADYIHLASTQLEVQRKHYESLMLEAKSRKENSKLEAIEKAVTSKIQDVHSELEKLGDEKKAVAELNQTLIKNQDMMRRKVKEIEERKALSLKSKDEQILDLEEQQYVPRHSSQIRDLKVYIGAQKTLDETNDKDGVKGGTLLPVPLQQSTPARKSGKPSRRRK, from the exons ATGTTCTTCCTCCGGGTCCACTCGGTGGACACCGACCACCCTCTCGCCACCGACTACGGcggcttctcctcctcctcgccgtcGCCGAGCCCTAAGTTCACCGAGCGGAGGGGCATGGTCCACCTGTTCCGGACGCTCTCGCACGCGCCTCTCTCGAGCCCCGGCTCTCGCTCCACCACCCTCTTCGTCGTCGCCGTCCCCAATTACTTCTCCCCCGACGACTTCATCCGGTTCTGCGGCCCTCGGATCGATGACGTCTCTGAGCTCCGGTTCATCAG GAATGATGGGATGGAAGATAGGTACAGTGTGCTGGTCGAGCTTGTCGATCAAAAGACTGCTGACGGTTTCTATTGCACCTTCAATGGCAAGAATTTTTCGCCCGCTGAg GCTGAGGTATGCCATATTCTATTTATGCACGAAGTGGACTATACCGAATCAGCTGATGTAGCTAGCACACCCCCTTCGGGCTTTACGGAGCTACCATCATGTCCAGTTTGTCTTG AGAGATTGGACCCAGATACCAGTGGAATTTTGAGTACGCAGTGTGACCATTCCTTTCATTGCTCATGTGGTACAAAATGGACTTACTTGTCTTGTCAG GTTTGCCGACTATGCCAGCAGCAAGATGAGGTGCCTGCCTGCTTTATTTGTGGAACAATGGAAAATCTTTGGGTTTGTCTGATATGTGGTTTTGTCGGATGTGGAAG ATACAAAGATAAGCACGCAATCAGCCATTGGAAAAATACGCAACATTGCTATTCTCTTGATTTAAGAACACAGCAAATTTGGGATTATGTTGGGGACACTTACGTTCATCGGCTTAATCAATCAAAAGCTGACGGCAAGCTTTTGGAGATGAATTCATACTGTGAATCACTTGAAGGAGATTGTGGTAGCTGTGGTTATAGCGAGGATTCTGAAATTAGTGGGGCACTCTTCAGCAGCAAAATTGAAGCA ATTCACGCTGACTATATTCATCTAGCTTCAACTCAGCTGGAAGTGCAAAGAAAA CATTATGAGTCTCTCATGTTAGAAGccaaaagtagaaaagaaaattccaaactagaAGCAATCGAGAAAGCTGTGACTTCAAAGATTCAAGACGTCCATAGTGAGCTGGAGAAACTTGGTGACGAAAAGAAGGCCGTGGCAGAG CTTAATCAAACTCTTATCAAGAACCAAGACATGATGCGGAGAAAGGttaaggaaattgaagagag GAAAGCTCTGTCACTGAAGTCGAAGGATGAACAGATACTTGACTTGGAAGAACAG CAGTATGTCCCTCGTCATTCTTCGCAGATCAGAGATCTTAAGGTGTACATTGGAGCCCAGAAAACACTCGATGAAACGAATGATAAAGATGGCGTCAAAGGAGGAACCCTGTTACCAGTGCCTTTGCAGCAGTCAACCCCAGCCAGAAAGAGCGGGAAGCCCAGTCGAAGACGGAAATAA
- the LOC115729071 gene encoding BRAP2 RING ZnF UBP domain-containing protein 1 isoform X1 — protein sequence MFFLRVHSVDTDHPLATDYGGFSSSSPSPSPKFTERRGMVHLFRTLSHAPLSSPGSRSTTLFVVAVPNYFSPDDFIRFCGPRIDDVSELRFIRNDGMEDRYSVLVELVDQKTADGFYCTFNGKNFSPAEAEVCHILFMHEVDYTESADVASTPPSGFTELPSCPVCLERLDPDTSGILSTQCDHSFHCSCGTKWTYLSCQVCRLCQQQDEVPACFICGTMENLWVCLICGFVGCGRYKDKHAISHWKNTQHCYSLDLRTQQIWDYVGDTYVHRLNQSKADGKLLEMNSYCESLEGDCGSCGYSEDSEISGALFSSKIEAIHADYIHLASTQLEVQRKHYESLMLEAKSRKENSKLEAIEKAVTSKIQDVHSELEKLGDEKKAVAELNQTLIKNQDMMRRKVKEIEERIHVLLCICRKALSLKSKDEQILDLEEQQYVPRHSSQIRDLKVYIGAQKTLDETNDKDGVKGGTLLPVPLQQSTPARKSGKPSRRRK from the exons ATGTTCTTCCTCCGGGTCCACTCGGTGGACACCGACCACCCTCTCGCCACCGACTACGGcggcttctcctcctcctcgccgtcGCCGAGCCCTAAGTTCACCGAGCGGAGGGGCATGGTCCACCTGTTCCGGACGCTCTCGCACGCGCCTCTCTCGAGCCCCGGCTCTCGCTCCACCACCCTCTTCGTCGTCGCCGTCCCCAATTACTTCTCCCCCGACGACTTCATCCGGTTCTGCGGCCCTCGGATCGATGACGTCTCTGAGCTCCGGTTCATCAG GAATGATGGGATGGAAGATAGGTACAGTGTGCTGGTCGAGCTTGTCGATCAAAAGACTGCTGACGGTTTCTATTGCACCTTCAATGGCAAGAATTTTTCGCCCGCTGAg GCTGAGGTATGCCATATTCTATTTATGCACGAAGTGGACTATACCGAATCAGCTGATGTAGCTAGCACACCCCCTTCGGGCTTTACGGAGCTACCATCATGTCCAGTTTGTCTTG AGAGATTGGACCCAGATACCAGTGGAATTTTGAGTACGCAGTGTGACCATTCCTTTCATTGCTCATGTGGTACAAAATGGACTTACTTGTCTTGTCAG GTTTGCCGACTATGCCAGCAGCAAGATGAGGTGCCTGCCTGCTTTATTTGTGGAACAATGGAAAATCTTTGGGTTTGTCTGATATGTGGTTTTGTCGGATGTGGAAG ATACAAAGATAAGCACGCAATCAGCCATTGGAAAAATACGCAACATTGCTATTCTCTTGATTTAAGAACACAGCAAATTTGGGATTATGTTGGGGACACTTACGTTCATCGGCTTAATCAATCAAAAGCTGACGGCAAGCTTTTGGAGATGAATTCATACTGTGAATCACTTGAAGGAGATTGTGGTAGCTGTGGTTATAGCGAGGATTCTGAAATTAGTGGGGCACTCTTCAGCAGCAAAATTGAAGCA ATTCACGCTGACTATATTCATCTAGCTTCAACTCAGCTGGAAGTGCAAAGAAAA CATTATGAGTCTCTCATGTTAGAAGccaaaagtagaaaagaaaattccaaactagaAGCAATCGAGAAAGCTGTGACTTCAAAGATTCAAGACGTCCATAGTGAGCTGGAGAAACTTGGTGACGAAAAGAAGGCCGTGGCAGAG CTTAATCAAACTCTTATCAAGAACCAAGACATGATGCGGAGAAAGGttaaggaaattgaagagag GATACATGTGCTTCTGTGCATCTGCAGGAAAGCTCTGTCACTGAAGTCGAAGGATGAACAGATACTTGACTTGGAAGAACAG CAGTATGTCCCTCGTCATTCTTCGCAGATCAGAGATCTTAAGGTGTACATTGGAGCCCAGAAAACACTCGATGAAACGAATGATAAAGATGGCGTCAAAGGAGGAACCCTGTTACCAGTGCCTTTGCAGCAGTCAACCCCAGCCAGAAAGAGCGGGAAGCCCAGTCGAAGACGGAAATAA
- the LOC115729071 gene encoding BRAP2 RING ZnF UBP domain-containing protein 1 isoform X2, with product MFFLRVHSVDTDHPLATDYGGFSSSSPSPSPKFTERRGMVHLFRTLSHAPLSSPGSRSTTLFVVAVPNYFSPDDFIRFCGPRIDDVSELRFIRNDGMEDRYSVLVELVDQKTADGFYCTFNGKNFSPAEAEVCHILFMHEVDYTESADVASTPPSGFTELPSCPVCLERLDPDTSGILSTQCDHSFHCSCGTKWTYLSCQVCRLCQQQDEVPACFICGTMENLWVCLICGFVGCGRYKDKHAISHWKNTQHCYSLDLRTQQIWDYVGDTYVHRLNQSKADGKLLEMNSYCESLEGDCGSCGYSEDSEISGALFSSKIEAIHADYIHLASTQLEVQRKHYESLMLEAKSRKENSKLEAIEKAVTSKIQDVHSELEKLGDEKKAVAELNQTLIKNQDMMRRKVKEIEERIHVLLCICRKALSLKSKDEQILDLEEQYVPRHSSQIRDLKVYIGAQKTLDETNDKDGVKGGTLLPVPLQQSTPARKSGKPSRRRK from the exons ATGTTCTTCCTCCGGGTCCACTCGGTGGACACCGACCACCCTCTCGCCACCGACTACGGcggcttctcctcctcctcgccgtcGCCGAGCCCTAAGTTCACCGAGCGGAGGGGCATGGTCCACCTGTTCCGGACGCTCTCGCACGCGCCTCTCTCGAGCCCCGGCTCTCGCTCCACCACCCTCTTCGTCGTCGCCGTCCCCAATTACTTCTCCCCCGACGACTTCATCCGGTTCTGCGGCCCTCGGATCGATGACGTCTCTGAGCTCCGGTTCATCAG GAATGATGGGATGGAAGATAGGTACAGTGTGCTGGTCGAGCTTGTCGATCAAAAGACTGCTGACGGTTTCTATTGCACCTTCAATGGCAAGAATTTTTCGCCCGCTGAg GCTGAGGTATGCCATATTCTATTTATGCACGAAGTGGACTATACCGAATCAGCTGATGTAGCTAGCACACCCCCTTCGGGCTTTACGGAGCTACCATCATGTCCAGTTTGTCTTG AGAGATTGGACCCAGATACCAGTGGAATTTTGAGTACGCAGTGTGACCATTCCTTTCATTGCTCATGTGGTACAAAATGGACTTACTTGTCTTGTCAG GTTTGCCGACTATGCCAGCAGCAAGATGAGGTGCCTGCCTGCTTTATTTGTGGAACAATGGAAAATCTTTGGGTTTGTCTGATATGTGGTTTTGTCGGATGTGGAAG ATACAAAGATAAGCACGCAATCAGCCATTGGAAAAATACGCAACATTGCTATTCTCTTGATTTAAGAACACAGCAAATTTGGGATTATGTTGGGGACACTTACGTTCATCGGCTTAATCAATCAAAAGCTGACGGCAAGCTTTTGGAGATGAATTCATACTGTGAATCACTTGAAGGAGATTGTGGTAGCTGTGGTTATAGCGAGGATTCTGAAATTAGTGGGGCACTCTTCAGCAGCAAAATTGAAGCA ATTCACGCTGACTATATTCATCTAGCTTCAACTCAGCTGGAAGTGCAAAGAAAA CATTATGAGTCTCTCATGTTAGAAGccaaaagtagaaaagaaaattccaaactagaAGCAATCGAGAAAGCTGTGACTTCAAAGATTCAAGACGTCCATAGTGAGCTGGAGAAACTTGGTGACGAAAAGAAGGCCGTGGCAGAG CTTAATCAAACTCTTATCAAGAACCAAGACATGATGCGGAGAAAGGttaaggaaattgaagagag GATACATGTGCTTCTGTGCATCTGCAGGAAAGCTCTGTCACTGAAGTCGAAGGATGAACAGATACTTGACTTGGAAGAACAG TATGTCCCTCGTCATTCTTCGCAGATCAGAGATCTTAAGGTGTACATTGGAGCCCAGAAAACACTCGATGAAACGAATGATAAAGATGGCGTCAAAGGAGGAACCCTGTTACCAGTGCCTTTGCAGCAGTCAACCCCAGCCAGAAAGAGCGGGAAGCCCAGTCGAAGACGGAAATAA
- the LOC115729071 gene encoding BRAP2 RING ZnF UBP domain-containing protein 1 isoform X6: MFFLRVHSVDTDHPLATDYGGFSSSSPSPSPKFTERRGMVHLFRTLSHAPLSSPGSRSTTLFVVAVPNYFSPDDFIRFCGPRIDDVSELRFIRNDGMEDRYSVLVELVDQKTADGFYCTFNGKNFSPAEAEVCHILFMHEVDYTESADVASTPPSGFTELPSCPVCLERLDPDTSGILSTQCDHSFHCSCGTKWTYLSCQVCRLCQQQDEVPACFICGTMENLWVCLICGFVGCGRYKDKHAISHWKNTQHCYSLDLRTQQIWDYVGDTYVHRLNQSKADGKLLEMNSYCESLEGDCGSCGYSEDSEISGALFSSKIEAIHADYIHLASTQLEVQRKHYESLMLEAKSRKENSKLEAIEKAVTSKIQDVHSELEKLGDEKKAVAELNQTLIKNQDMMRRKVKEIEERKALSLKSKDEQILDLEEQIRDLKVYIGAQKTLDETNDKDGVKGGTLLPVPLQQSTPARKSGKPSRRRK, translated from the exons ATGTTCTTCCTCCGGGTCCACTCGGTGGACACCGACCACCCTCTCGCCACCGACTACGGcggcttctcctcctcctcgccgtcGCCGAGCCCTAAGTTCACCGAGCGGAGGGGCATGGTCCACCTGTTCCGGACGCTCTCGCACGCGCCTCTCTCGAGCCCCGGCTCTCGCTCCACCACCCTCTTCGTCGTCGCCGTCCCCAATTACTTCTCCCCCGACGACTTCATCCGGTTCTGCGGCCCTCGGATCGATGACGTCTCTGAGCTCCGGTTCATCAG GAATGATGGGATGGAAGATAGGTACAGTGTGCTGGTCGAGCTTGTCGATCAAAAGACTGCTGACGGTTTCTATTGCACCTTCAATGGCAAGAATTTTTCGCCCGCTGAg GCTGAGGTATGCCATATTCTATTTATGCACGAAGTGGACTATACCGAATCAGCTGATGTAGCTAGCACACCCCCTTCGGGCTTTACGGAGCTACCATCATGTCCAGTTTGTCTTG AGAGATTGGACCCAGATACCAGTGGAATTTTGAGTACGCAGTGTGACCATTCCTTTCATTGCTCATGTGGTACAAAATGGACTTACTTGTCTTGTCAG GTTTGCCGACTATGCCAGCAGCAAGATGAGGTGCCTGCCTGCTTTATTTGTGGAACAATGGAAAATCTTTGGGTTTGTCTGATATGTGGTTTTGTCGGATGTGGAAG ATACAAAGATAAGCACGCAATCAGCCATTGGAAAAATACGCAACATTGCTATTCTCTTGATTTAAGAACACAGCAAATTTGGGATTATGTTGGGGACACTTACGTTCATCGGCTTAATCAATCAAAAGCTGACGGCAAGCTTTTGGAGATGAATTCATACTGTGAATCACTTGAAGGAGATTGTGGTAGCTGTGGTTATAGCGAGGATTCTGAAATTAGTGGGGCACTCTTCAGCAGCAAAATTGAAGCA ATTCACGCTGACTATATTCATCTAGCTTCAACTCAGCTGGAAGTGCAAAGAAAA CATTATGAGTCTCTCATGTTAGAAGccaaaagtagaaaagaaaattccaaactagaAGCAATCGAGAAAGCTGTGACTTCAAAGATTCAAGACGTCCATAGTGAGCTGGAGAAACTTGGTGACGAAAAGAAGGCCGTGGCAGAG CTTAATCAAACTCTTATCAAGAACCAAGACATGATGCGGAGAAAGGttaaggaaattgaagagag GAAAGCTCTGTCACTGAAGTCGAAGGATGAACAGATACTTGACTTGGAAGAACAG ATCAGAGATCTTAAGGTGTACATTGGAGCCCAGAAAACACTCGATGAAACGAATGATAAAGATGGCGTCAAAGGAGGAACCCTGTTACCAGTGCCTTTGCAGCAGTCAACCCCAGCCAGAAAGAGCGGGAAGCCCAGTCGAAGACGGAAATAA
- the LOC115729070 gene encoding putative clathrin assembly protein At2g25430, whose product MAPSTIRKAIGAVKDQTSIGIAKVSNNMAVQLEILVVKATSHDEDPADERHVREILAFTAHSKGYLDTCFALIARRLSRTRDWMVALKCLLLIHRVVVDGHPGFEVEIVYASHRGMRLLNMSHFRDEAHPNSGDHSGFLRFYAMYLEEKVEFSVFEKRQEGGGVGAVGKYEERQELEFGRTSSPAKREIVPIKEMGPERVLFRLNLQLRILDRVLACRPAGAARNSRLVLLALYQVLKESFALYGEISEGLEVLQDRFALMQYGDCLKAFDTCVGAAKLIDELMRHYNWCRDAGIARMSEFPEVQRVTDEVLGTLEELLKEMNQNRPNKNSPQRIGEAKPPVEERSEPNMNEMRALPAPENHIPPAPLVEPRPDPQPQHATGELIDLSDDSVSADEQGNKLAVALFSSAPNASTDRSWGAFPSNGQPEANSAWDTAWDTPAADDTKADWELLLVETASNLAKQKADMAGGFDPLLLSGMYDQGAVRQHVSADQSRRGSASSVASQVVPGKAENQILALPAPDGTVQPVGPQDPFSASLAQPPPPYVQMADVGRKQELLVQEQQMWGNHGMMQGHQMSSGYYGPVPGNMAMPYGMPQGGFYHTT is encoded by the coding sequence ATGGCGCCCAGTACTATCCGGAAGGCGATCGGGGCCGTCAAGGACCAGACGAGCATCGGCATAGCCAAGGTCTCGAACAACATGGCGGTGCAGCTCGAGATCCTGGTGGTGAAGGCCACCAGCCATGACGAGGACCCCGCCGACGAGAGGCACGTCAGGGAGATCCTCGCCTTCACCGCGCACTCCAAAGGGTACCTCGACACGTGTTTCGCCTTGATCGCGAGGCGGTTGAGCAGAACACGTGATTGGATGGTGGCCCTCAAGTGTCTCTTGCTCATACACCGGGTAGTGGTCGATGGCCATCCCGGTTTCGAAGTCGAGATCGTCTATGCTTCTCACCGCGGGATGCGGCTGCTCAACATGTCGCACTTCAGGGACGAGGCGCACCCGAACTCGGGGGACCATTCGGGTTTCCTGAGGTTCTATGCGATGTATCTCGAGGAGAAGGTCGAGTTCTCGGTGTTTGAGAAGAGACAGGAGGGTGGTGGGGTTGGTGCTGTGGGTAAATATGAAGAGAGACAAGAACTTGAATTTGGCAGGACGTCAAGCCCTGCAAAGAGAGAGATCGTGCCGATCAAAGAAATGGGCCCCGAGAGAGTTTTGTTCAGGTTGAACCTCCAATTGAGAATTCTTGACCGGGTTTTGGCTTGCAGGCCGGCCGGAGCGGCCAGGAATAGTCGACTGGTGCTCCTCGCACTCTACCAGGTGTTGAAGGAGAGCTTCGCGCTTTATGGCGAGATTAGCGAGGGCTTGGAGGTGTTGCAAGATCGATTTGCCCTGATGCAATATGGAGACTGCCTCAAGGCTTTCGACACGTGCGTCGGTGCGGCAAAATTGATCGACGAGCTCATGAGGCACTACAATTGGTGCAGGGACGCGGGGATCGCCCGGATGTCCGAGTTTCCTGAAGTGCAGAGAGTTACTGATGAAGTCCTGGGAACTCTTGAAGAGCTGCTGAAGGAGATGAACCAAAATAGGCCGAACAAGAATAGCCCCCAGAGAATTGGGGAAGCGAAGCCACCAGTGGAGGAGCGGTCTGAACCGAACATGAACGAGATGAGAGCGCTTCCTGCTCCAGAGAACCATATCCCCCCGGCGCCTCTGGTCGAaccccgacccgacccgcaGCCTCAGCACGCCACAGGAGAACTGATTGATTTAAGCGATGATAGCGTTTCAGCTGACGAGCAGGGCAACAAGTTGGCTGTGGCCTTGTTCTCGAGCGCACCAAATGCATCAACTGACAGGTCGTGGGGAGCATTCCCATCGAACGGACAGCCCGAGGCAAATTCGGCATGGGACACGGCATGGGACACGCCGGCAGCCGATGACACTAAAGCCGATTGGGAGCTACTCCTAGTCGAAACGGCTAGCAACCTAGCAAAGCAAAAGGCCGACATGGCGGGGGGATTCGACCCCTTGCTCCTGAGCGGCATGTACGACCAAGGGGCCGTGAGGCAGCACGTGAGCGCTGACCAATCGAGGAGAGGCAGCGCAAGCAGCGTGGCCTCGCAGGTAGTCCCGGGCAAGGCCGAGAACCAGATCCTGGCATTGCCGGCCCCCGACGGGACGGTCCAACCAGTCGGCCCTCAGGACCCTTTCTCGGCCTCCCTAGCGCAGCCGCCACCTCCGTACGTGCAGATGGCGGACGTCGGGAGGAAGCAAGAGTTGCTTGTGCAGGAGCAGCAGATGTGGGGAAACCACGGGATGATGCAAGGGCATCAGATGAGTTCTGGCTACTATGGTCCGGTTCCTGGGAACATGGCGATGCCTTACGGGATGCCACAAGGAGGATTCTATCACACAACCTAG